The genomic interval CGTGATTCGCCAGTTCGAAATTGTCGGCGAGGCAACGAAACGGGTTTCTCCGGAATTCAAAACCATCCATCCCGGCATTCCTTGGCGAAAGATGGCAGGTATGCGCGACATTCTGATTCATGCCTACGACACCGTGGATGTGAATGAAATCTGGTTTGCTGCAAGCCGCGACATTCCAGAGCTTATAGCGCTCTTGCAGCAACTTCCTCCATTCGAAAGCACCGCCCAATGAAATACCATGATCTGCGCGACTTCATCGCGCAACTGGAACAGCAGGGCGAGCTCAAACGCATCAGCGCCGAAGTGGACCCTCACCTCGAAATGACCGAAATCTGCGACCGCGTGCTGCGCGCGCAAGGCCCGGCCATCCTGTTCGAGAAGCCGAAAGGCCACACCATCCCGGTGCTCGCCAACCTGTTCGGCACGCCGAAAAGGGTCGCCATGGGGATGGGCGAGGACTCGGTCGAGGCGCTGCGTGAAGTCGGCAAGCTGCTGGCTTTCCTCAAGGAGCCGGAGCCGCCCAAGGGTCTCAAGGACGCCTGGGACAAGCTGCCGATCTTCAAGCAGGTGCTCAACATGGCCCCCCGGGAACTGTCCAGCGCGGCTTGCCAGGACGTGCTGTGGGAAGGCAAGGATGTGGACCTGTCGAAGCTTCCCATCCAGACCTGCTGGCCGGGCGATGTGGCGCCGCTCATCACCTGGGGGCTGGTCATTACGCGCGGCCCGTACAAGAAACGCCAGAACCTGGGCATCTACCGCCAGCAGGTGATCGCGCCCAACAAGGTGATCATGCGCTGGCTCGCCCATCGCGGTGGCGCGCTGGATTTGCGCGACTTCCAGGAAGCCCATCCGGGGCAGCCCTTCCCCGTCGCCGTTGCGCTCGGCGCCGACCCGGCCACGATTCTCGGCGCGGTGACGCCGGTGCCGGATTCATTGAGCGAATACCAGTTCGCCGGCCTGCTGCGCGGCTCGAAAACCGAGCTGGTGAAATGCCTGGGCAACGACCTGCAAGTGCCCGCTTCCGCCGAGATCGTGCTGGAAGGCGTGATCCATCCCGGCGAGATGGCCCCGGAAGGGCCCTACGGCGACCATACCGGCTATTACAACGAAGTGGCCGAGTTC from Sulfurimicrobium lacus carries:
- a CDS encoding HepT-like ribonuclease domain-containing protein; its protein translation is MPQRDVAHLDDILKASELILSFLDGIDRDTFHRDLKTQSAVIRQFEIVGEATKRVSPEFKTIHPGIPWRKMAGMRDILIHAYDTVDVNEIWFAASRDIPELIALLQQLPPFESTAQ
- the ubiD gene encoding 4-hydroxy-3-polyprenylbenzoate decarboxylase codes for the protein MKYHDLRDFIAQLEQQGELKRISAEVDPHLEMTEICDRVLRAQGPAILFEKPKGHTIPVLANLFGTPKRVAMGMGEDSVEALREVGKLLAFLKEPEPPKGLKDAWDKLPIFKQVLNMAPRELSSAACQDVLWEGKDVDLSKLPIQTCWPGDVAPLITWGLVITRGPYKKRQNLGIYRQQVIAPNKVIMRWLAHRGGALDLRDFQEAHPGQPFPVAVALGADPATILGAVTPVPDSLSEYQFAGLLRGSKTELVKCLGNDLQVPASAEIVLEGVIHPGEMAPEGPYGDHTGYYNEVAEFPVFTIERITMRKHPIYHSTYTGKPPDEPAILGVALNEVFVPLLQKQYPEITDFYLPPEGCSYRLAVVSIKKQYPGHAKRVLFGVWSFLRQFMYTKFIIVTDEDVNIRDWKEVIWAMTTRVDPARDTLLIENTPIDYLDFASPVSGLGSKMGMDATNKWPGETTREWGRPIVMDEAVKRRVDAMWQELGL